Within Xiphophorus hellerii strain 12219 chromosome 10, Xiphophorus_hellerii-4.1, whole genome shotgun sequence, the genomic segment TTATATCTCACATCTTTGCATGTTTATGTAGTCTTTCAGTTtccaaataaagtaaaataaatgctgcAAATCATTTCCGGAgtagaaaatattaatatcatCAGTAAAAACGTACCAGTTTCAATGCTACAGGTACGTTGCACATGTGAACTACCTATAAAATCCCACAGTATACCTGGactaaaatgttgtgttttttatgtttgttttctctgagttatttctttccactctgGCCACAAGCTTCCTTAGGAGGAGAGACTGCGGCCAAATTAAAAGCTTCCTGGGGTTGACTTGGCATAGTTCTATGGATGCATTTTGATTAATCGTCACTATAACTGGAATTAGACTATCCAATATTCCATCTATGATAAGACTGGATTGTGACTTACTGATTGAAATAGGTCTGATTGACTCGTATTGGTATGAATCTGATTCCGTGAGCGCTTCTGTAAATAAATTGGAACATCTGAGATATTTGTCATAACCTGTTGctacacaaacaaaatgaactgaacttaaATCCAAAGATAACCTTCGGTCCGAACACTCCTCCCTGTGGGATGCCACCAATGTTCATATAAAGGACGCAGcaatcattcaattcacaagCTCATGGctgtttaataaataactttacAGCCAAATTAAagctgccttttttttattatcagtaCATCTGAGTTTTCTTGAACCGTGAGATTCACCTCACTGCCTCCTCTGTGCCCTCAGGGGGGCTGTGTAACCTCAGCATGGACCCTGACTGTAGAGAGGTCATCCTGCAGAGCGGCGGCATCAGCCTGGTCACAAACTGCCTGTCCAACCGGCGGGAAGAGACCGTCCTGTCGGCCGTCACCACCCTCATGAACCTTGCCACGCCCGCGACCCGTTCCCAGATCTCCGAGCCGGGAATCCTGCAGTGCATGCTGCGCTTCTCCCTGGCAGAGAGCCCCCGCCTGCGCAACCTGGCGGCCGTGTTCCTGCAGGACTGCTGCAGCGAGGAGCAGGTGAGGCAGGCCCAGCAGCAGATGGAGGGACGGCAGACTGCCGTTGGGATCCCgctgcccaaagaatgaggacTCAGTTTGGCTCTTTGTGCCTAAAACAAGCTTCCCTCTCTGAGGCGTTTCTGCGTGCtcgggttttgtttttttagcccCAGTGATGCAGTCCTGACGTGACGCTGTGGGAAAACGCTCCCTAGGCTTCTGGACGAGGGCGAGGTCAGGGTTGTCTCCCAGCCACTCCGGCTCCTTCACACCGACGTGGAAAAACCCCCAGAGAGAGCTGGTGTTTGTGTGCAGGGTGGAGCaggaaaaggacaaaaagaGTTACCTCAAACTGCTGTGATCTGTCCACATGGTGTTTTCAGATTATTAATTTTCTAAGTGAAAGCCAAAATGAATGCTCTGGAGAAAGAATGAcctttaaagacagaaaaaagtagAGACGCACAAATCAGAGATCAGAATCATACAGTTGTGGTTTGATCAGTGATCAAAgagtgaaaaatgttcttttcttccttctcgTTAAATGCATCAGATCTAACAATTCTCAGTTTATTAATGCGTCAGGGATCAGCATATGTGATGCTGTTTTGGGGGTTCAATAAAGATCAAGCAACAGGGTAAGTGATGcattctttcattttgtgttttccaaacaaacaacctgctgaaaatgtattttcatgttgtttttgaaattgGTTTTAGCCAGGAACAGCGTGAGTTTTGTTGGGTTCAAGGGTTAATGAGTGAAAGTTATACCGCTGGTCTACACATCCATGAGGAAAACTGCTGACGGTTAATATTCACAAGTGGAGTCACAAAAGGTCAAAGAAGCACACATCTCACAAAATGAGGTATAAAACTATAAattagaaagttgagtggaaggaaatggATGCACAAGCAACAAATGATGTAATTTATTAAGAAGCAGAAATATGTTCCAGACCAGCAAACTGATAAAATTACTGCTCTAATAAAGGTGATCAGTCACactaattattttagtttttccacaCTCAGTTTGGGTATCACTTGTTTTTCAACAAGTAATGGCAGCTTAAAATCTGTTGTGTGATTTTTATACACTTAAActtaagattaaaataatttcagaacatGATAAAAAACCGTCTCAGCTATAAAACCTTAAATTTGAAAGCGGGATAATGCATATTGctgcaaaatttaaataaacttatCAGCTGCGAAGAAGACAATTTTGTTATTGAGAAAAGGAAATGGACAaatagttatatatatatataattatgtaTATTAACATGCATCTTAGACAAAACTTGGGAAATAAGTTTCAAGCATGAAATCTTGTCTGAACTGACTGGATGCTGGGATTTTACCTTCTATTTTCCAAGTGATATTAAAACCCTGCAAAAATCTTCGCTGGCCAGTTCAGCCAATCTTCTTTCCTCTTGGCTGTTTCTGTAAGAATAAAACATcctgaaacatttaatgaaacccgaaatatgtgaaataaaataacagaaaataaaagaagggAAACAGACCTTTAGGTTCCTTCTTAAAGAGCCAAAAGCCAACGTTTGTTTTAGGAGCTATTTCTGGGCCGAATCCTTCAGGCCTAGACAGCCGCCGACACCCGAGCCTGCAGCCCGCACATGTCGTCCAGGCAGGAAATTCTTTACGGCTTTCAGCGTGTCTGCCATGTCGgctcattttttacatttttaatcagaacGAACGGCATGTCGAGGGCCGGAGAGGCGCGCACCTGCCGCTGGGATGAAGAAAAACGCCTCCGTTCTTCCCGTAAAAGAGGAACACCCAGGTCTGGCTTTAATAGAGTTTATTTCAagttgagattaaaaaaataatgacaataataaatgtaagttttgtAGCTGCTGGGTAAAAACTGAGCAGACCAACAAGTTGTCCGCATACATCAGCCTCACAGGACGGTCAGAGCCaaattgttaaaaagaaaattaaataacattttatgttcCATCTCGATTCCTACGCTGCTTTCAACCTGGATCTGAGTCTGTACGTCTTTGCAGAGTAAATTGTGTCCTTGTCGTAACGTTCTATAAAACGGATTAATGCCTTTTTCTTGTAAGAGCTTAAAGCAGCTGGATGAAGTTATTCATTCCCGACCCACTAATCACAGTAAAGATCCCTGCCCATCACTGGTCCGCTTTCGGATTACACTGTCTGCCAGAGATGTTTCTCCAGACATTTTATCTTGTTCTGATGGCCGGTTGGCTTAATCCAAATTGTAGTTTATGCTATACGATTCATATACAGTTTATGAAGTGGAAACAGTAATTGAATTCTCTCCGTTCACGACAGAAGTCTGTCATTTCCTCTGGTTCAGTTCAGCTGCTTCTCGACCTCCTCACGTAGCTTTTGCTTCTGGatctgagtaaaaaaataaaaaacacagataaatgaataaatgaggaAACAATTTTTAAGTCTGCAAACTGCTCGAGAAATATGgctgcaaaatgtgaaatttccCAGGTTTGCTCGACCTCTGGATCCCAGTAGAGGAGAATATCATCctgaagttgttttctttcaaaaagtAAAGATCACATTTATTTCACGCACAGCGAtatgttttgagttttattttctacaattATTGATGTTTCTGGCTCAAATCTTTCCTGTCATTGTCCTCTGTCACATTAAGCCTCAATCTGTGGTCTGTCCATCTCTTTCTAAAGAAGCTACGACTCAAAGATACTGACGGCtaagaaaattagaatattacactGCAAACCCATTAGAAAAATAGATTTAGACAACACAAATATTATCTTACGTGGTACAATTCTGTATCCAATGACATTGAcaaagtttagtggaagaaaaaagtgtagTTGAAAAGATGTATAAACAAGAGGGATGAGTTCAGAATCAAAATGATAAATACGAGTTATTTTTTGAAGAGCAGTcgtgtttcacattttaaataacgTTTTGAGAAACCCATGGAGtctatttaattgaaaataatattttgacaCATCAATacaagtatatatatatatatatataaaaattggGTGTATGTTTTCCAAAACTCCctctttcagaataaaaacctAGTGACTGATTTTTCCACTAAagtgcattttttaatttgtcatccaaaaatatatgtaaaaaaaatcatacaataTATAGAAGTATACATAATAAAGACTGCAGGCATCTTTTCTAACTCCAGCTTCAGATGTGAGAACATGAAACCGTCACGTTGCCTTTTCTTCCCCGTGCGGTTGGACTTAATGGCTCTCAAAGGAGTCCTAAGTTTAGGGTTTGGATTAATCTGACTGTATAATGAGGCCAGAGGGACACTGAGTGCGTGCAGACGGGCTTCATGGCTGAGCTTCTAAATCTGGATCTGTTTTTACTCTGGCTGCAACATGTTTGTAATTAACCACAAAATGAAAGCTCTGGgtttgggaaaagaaaaaaaaaaaatcccataaaaaCATCACCTTTCCAGTAACGGTGAGTGGGAAGCTGGTCATAAAGAGGACGTAGCGAGGAATCTTGAAGTGGGCGATCTGGAAGAAGTAAAAACCAGGAGATGTTGAGCAGAGCAGCTCCGGCAGAGGAAGGAGAGCAGAAATGAAAACGAAATGAAGCCACCTGTCCTTTGCAGTACGCTTTGATCTCCTCTGCTGTGCACTCCTGGCCGTCCACCAGTTTGATGCAGGCACATACCTCTTCACCCATTCGAGGATCTTTGACTCCAACCACCTAGCAGCcaggaaagaaattaaataaatactgagCGTTATCGTTCATCAGTGTGTGGAGCTGAATGTTGAAAATGAACGAGGATAGAAGcacaaaactaaactaaagtTGTTAAAGTGGCTGATCTAGATTTGTAATGTTAATTATCTTCATGTTACGgttaagagaaataaaaagatatgGAAGTTTTGGAGTACGCTGCAAGTGTAAGCATTAAAGTTCGTAATACAAATCCAGATTTAACAATGACTAAAGCAAACTATAATGAAACCAACaagaatttttaaagaaaagcaaatggACAATAATTATAGGTTTTTGTtggcaaaaaactaaaattattgtttatctGGCTTTTTCTAGCAAGAAGATGTTATAAAGAGGAACAGCTCTGGAAAGAGCTTTGACAGATATACAaggttatataaaaaaaaacattttaacaatttttttatgaatcaGAGACTGTCAAAGTATTGaacattattttgtttcaagGAAAGAAGAATAATAACAATGGTTTCCAGCATCATCCAAAATTCATTCTGATAT encodes:
- the armc7 gene encoding armadillo repeat-containing protein 7; translated protein: MSSTEAPERFEYLQSLVTEFQDTDSEEAKEQVLANLANFAYDPKNLEYLRELQVPDLFLDMLTEENENFVEFGMGGLCNLSMDPDCREVILQSGGISLVTNCLSNRREETVLSAVTTLMNLATPATRSQISEPGILQCMLRFSLAESPRLRNLAAVFLQDCCSEEQVRQAQQQMEGRQTAVGIPLPKE